GCTACGTATCAAGGCCGGCTTTGACCCGACCGCGCCTGACCTACATTTAGGTCATACGGTATTGATTAATAAGCTCAAACACTTTCAAGATTTAGGCCATGAGATTTATTTCCTAATCGGCGACTATACGGCCAAAATTGGCGATCCTTCTGGCAAAAATAATACCCGTCCGCCATTGACCGTTGAGCAAATTAAAGCCAATGCTGAAACTTATGCTGAGCAAGTCTTTAAGATTTTGGATAAAGAAAAAACTCGTGTGGTCTTTAACTCTGATTGGTTTAACGACATGTCAGCGGCAGATATGATTCAGCTTGCCAGCCAGCAAACGGTTTCACGAATGCTTGAGCGTGACGACTTCTCCAAACGCTATGCGGCCCAAACGCCCATCTCTATCCATGAATTCCTTTATCCATTAGTACAAGGTTATGATTCTATCGCGCTTAAAGCGGATGTCGAGCTTGGCGGTACTGATCAGACTTTTAATCTATTGATGGGTCGTACTTTGCAGGGCCGTTATGGTCAAGAACCACAAGTTTGTATTACTGTACCGATTCTAGAAGGCTTGGACGGCGTTAATAAAATGTCCAAATCTTTGGGCAACTATGTCGCGATTTACGATGCACCAGGTACGATGTACCAAAAAATCCTATCTATGCCAGATACGTTAATCCGCCGCTACTTTGAGTTTTTAAGCTTTAAGCCCATGGAAGAAGTCGAAGGCTTAATGAGCGAAATGGAAAAAGGTCGCAATCCACAAGAAATCAAGCGGGTCTTAGCCGAAGAATTGATTGAGCGTTTTCATGATGCCGATGCCGCAGTCAATGCCCATAAGTCAGCCGGTAACGTCTTAGCCGATGGTGAATTGCCCGTAGATTTACCAGAAGTGACGTTGGACTTAGAAGG
The sequence above is a segment of the Psychrobacter sp. PL19 genome. Coding sequences within it:
- the tyrS gene encoding tyrosine--tRNA ligase, whose product is MTNPSHTLEEQLALIQRGTQEILSQEDLIAKLKLNRPLRIKAGFDPTAPDLHLGHTVLINKLKHFQDLGHEIYFLIGDYTAKIGDPSGKNNTRPPLTVEQIKANAETYAEQVFKILDKEKTRVVFNSDWFNDMSAADMIQLASQQTVSRMLERDDFSKRYAAQTPISIHEFLYPLVQGYDSIALKADVELGGTDQTFNLLMGRTLQGRYGQEPQVCITVPILEGLDGVNKMSKSLGNYVAIYDAPGTMYQKILSMPDTLIRRYFEFLSFKPMEEVEGLMSEMEKGRNPQEIKRVLAEELIERFHDADAAVNAHKSAGNVLADGELPVDLPEVTLDLEGQDALFITQILNQAGLTKNSSAAKDMIKRGAVKVDGEVVDGGFSLASGQTVVIQAGKKAYAKVTVS